The Fictibacillus arsenicus genome contains a region encoding:
- a CDS encoding methylated-DNA--[protein]-cysteine S-methyltransferase, which yields MNKGYKLDYQSPIGVIEIIGSEECIQSIMFVDRDLSMGHQADIPRVLRDCYNQLDEYFKGERQIFTFPYEQRGTLFQQTVWNALINIPFAETASYRDIANSLQNEKAIRAVGNANGKNKLSIIIPCHRIIGSNGSLTGYAGGLWRKKWLLNHEREIKKITL from the coding sequence ATGAATAAGGGATATAAGCTAGACTATCAATCTCCTATAGGAGTCATTGAGATCATAGGCAGTGAAGAATGTATTCAATCTATTATGTTTGTTGATAGAGATTTATCGATGGGGCATCAGGCTGACATTCCAAGGGTATTAAGAGATTGCTATAACCAGCTCGACGAATATTTTAAAGGGGAGCGTCAAATATTTACGTTTCCTTATGAACAGAGAGGAACTTTATTTCAGCAAACAGTCTGGAATGCGCTTATTAATATTCCTTTTGCAGAGACGGCATCTTATCGTGACATCGCAAACTCTCTTCAAAACGAGAAAGCGATCAGAGCGGTAGGGAACGCGAACGGTAAAAATAAGTTGAGTATCATCATACCCTGTCATAGAATTATAGGTTCAAATGGAAGTTTAACGGGTTATGCAGGAGGACTTTGGAGAAAAAAATGGCTGTTAAATCACGAAAGGGAAATTAAGAAGATTACTTTATAA
- a CDS encoding phosphotransferase enzyme family protein, with protein sequence MMKLSTMLKVASTVDSEWRSSIAEKILEHWDYDEGSVYAFRYSANFIFVFKKDEETHFLRFNEVSERELSLIEAEMEILDYLAGTSLRTVRPVLSLNGKKIERIEAENGIYYASVFKALPGKQYEINELEKYQFFIWGMTLGKLHGEMKKCDESVHFNRLTWRDHLNSVEKLLPKQETAAKKELANLVSWAESLPVTRENFGLIHYDFELDNQCWENDVAGILDFDDCAYYWYAADIAFALRDLDEQKMTNPLFAEFVNGYESETTLDSDLVEQLPMFNRLHELTMFVKLLRSVDIPDSADHPEWMSNLRKKLVEKIEKYRFSFERLHVNNKELLK encoded by the coding sequence ATGATGAAACTTAGTACAATGTTGAAAGTGGCAAGCACGGTTGACAGTGAATGGCGCAGTTCTATAGCAGAGAAAATCCTTGAGCATTGGGATTATGATGAAGGAAGTGTTTATGCTTTTCGTTACAGTGCGAACTTTATTTTCGTTTTTAAGAAAGATGAAGAGACTCATTTTTTGCGTTTCAATGAAGTTTCTGAAAGAGAACTTTCATTAATTGAAGCAGAAATGGAAATCTTAGATTATTTAGCTGGAACATCATTACGTACTGTTAGACCAGTCTTATCGTTGAACGGAAAAAAGATAGAGCGAATCGAAGCCGAGAACGGAATTTATTACGCTTCTGTATTTAAAGCTCTTCCAGGAAAACAGTATGAGATCAATGAACTTGAAAAATATCAGTTTTTTATATGGGGAATGACGCTAGGGAAACTCCACGGTGAAATGAAAAAATGCGATGAATCTGTTCATTTCAACCGCCTAACCTGGAGGGATCATTTAAACAGTGTCGAAAAGTTACTTCCGAAGCAAGAGACTGCTGCGAAAAAAGAGCTTGCCAATCTTGTAAGCTGGGCTGAATCATTGCCGGTTACTCGAGAAAACTTCGGATTGATTCATTATGATTTTGAATTAGACAATCAGTGCTGGGAAAATGACGTGGCAGGTATCCTGGATTTTGATGATTGTGCCTATTATTGGTATGCCGCTGATATCGCTTTTGCATTAAGAGATCTTGATGAGCAAAAGATGACGAACCCTTTGTTTGCTGAATTCGTTAATGGATATGAAAGCGAAACGACCTTGGATTCTGATTTAGTAGAGCAGTTACCGATGTTTAATAGACTTCATGAACTTACGATGTTTGTTAAATTACTTCGTTCAGTTGATATTCCAGATTCAGCAGATCATCCGGAGTGGATGTCGAATTTAAGAAAAAAGCTGGTTGAAAAAATAGAAAAATATCGTTTTTCCTTTGAACGATTACATGTTAATAATAAGGAGTTGTTAAAATGA
- a CDS encoding GNAT family N-acetyltransferase, which yields MIQIRAERSGDQKAICQINDAAFNGDNESRLIDAIRNSELFVPELSLVAVADGKLIGHILFSIVTIKSGENDVPTLALAPMAVVPEQQNKGVGSLLVEEGLKRAKDQGFEHAVVLGHPEFYPRFGFVPASTKGIEAPFPVPDEVFMAIELKEESLDQIKGKIVYPSAFDTVS from the coding sequence ATGATACAAATTAGAGCAGAAAGAAGCGGAGACCAAAAAGCCATTTGCCAAATAAACGATGCGGCTTTTAATGGTGACAATGAATCAAGATTAATAGATGCGATTAGGAATTCAGAGCTGTTCGTGCCAGAGTTGTCCTTAGTTGCTGTAGCTGATGGAAAGCTGATCGGGCATATTCTTTTCAGTATCGTTACGATTAAATCAGGTGAGAATGATGTCCCGACTTTGGCACTTGCACCTATGGCTGTTGTTCCTGAACAACAGAACAAAGGTGTCGGATCATTGTTAGTAGAAGAGGGGCTAAAGAGGGCAAAGGATCAAGGATTCGAGCATGCAGTTGTGTTAGGTCATCCAGAATTTTATCCGAGGTTCGGCTTTGTACCAGCATCAACTAAAGGAATTGAAGCACCATTCCCAGTTCCGGATGAAGTGTTTATGGCAATAGAGCTTAAAGAAGAGTCTTTAGATCAAATCAAAGGAAAAATTGTATATCCGTCTGCTTTTGATACGGTTTCATAG
- a CDS encoding DUF4385 domain-containing protein → MPFDYDLDFEHIDFRENRDKYRVGRGEQGVLLVEPYKSEILPHWRFKTPDEAKESSEKIYEQFLEYKKNKDFVGADMARKFLQMGYTRARRYTNYKGGRKYDENDEVNERQIDPVKAKSAAIFEEKWKLARTDEEYLKMKKAHQKEFG, encoded by the coding sequence GTGCCGTTTGATTATGACCTTGATTTTGAACATATCGATTTTAGAGAGAACCGAGACAAATATAGAGTTGGCCGCGGAGAACAAGGAGTGCTTCTTGTAGAGCCATATAAAAGTGAGATTCTTCCTCATTGGCGTTTTAAAACACCAGACGAAGCTAAAGAGTCATCAGAGAAAATCTATGAACAATTTTTGGAGTATAAAAAGAATAAAGATTTCGTTGGCGCTGATATGGCAAGGAAGTTTTTGCAGATGGGTTATACCCGTGCAAGGCGATACACCAATTACAAGGGTGGCAGAAAATATGATGAAAACGATGAGGTCAATGAAAGACAGATCGATCCTGTCAAAGCAAAGTCAGCTGCGATTTTTGAAGAGAAGTGGAAACTCGCCAGAACAGATGAAGAGTATTTGAAGATGAAAAAGGCACATCAAAAAGAGTTTGGATAA
- a CDS encoding DinB family protein: MSELTFKNFELSRSFFLKHLGELDKETAEVQPEGFNNNILWHVGHVLTTAEYFMFGYPEKSNHLPLNYIDLFNRGTSPADWKGEVPSLSELTAQLKDQMARIKEIPEDRLQEKLEKQFFDFKTFGELVNFAVFHETYHLGQMHAMKKVIEKSKVQQG; encoded by the coding sequence ATGAGTGAATTAACATTTAAGAACTTTGAATTGTCACGAAGCTTTTTCCTGAAACATCTTGGGGAACTAGACAAAGAAACTGCAGAAGTTCAGCCAGAAGGATTCAACAACAATATCCTTTGGCATGTTGGTCATGTTTTAACAACGGCTGAATATTTTATGTTTGGATATCCCGAAAAATCAAATCACCTTCCATTAAATTACATCGATCTATTTAACAGAGGAACAAGTCCTGCTGACTGGAAAGGTGAAGTGCCATCCCTCTCTGAACTAACAGCACAACTGAAAGACCAAATGGCTCGAATAAAAGAAATTCCAGAAGACCGTTTGCAAGAAAAGTTAGAGAAACAATTTTTCGACTTCAAAACCTTCGGCGAATTGGTGAATTTCGCTGTGTTCCATGAAACGTATCACCTTGGACAGATGCATGCGATGAAGAAAGTGATTGAAAAATCAAAAGTGCAACAAGGATAA
- the helD gene encoding RNA polymerase recycling motor HelD gives MTTWNREQQNEQERVNEVIKELSQATSRLQEHLGGKLSDVVQIRKNFWSDVTVNLDDPDDAIETAASIKQQSELLSEIERSHISAESRLKTYEKLKNSPYFGRIDFNENGESETERVYLGIASYYDEATSEFLVHDWRAPISSLYYDHSLGEASFRAPSGTIKGDLELKRQFIIKNGQIQGMFDTGEAIGDELLQQVLGNQANTQMKSIVATIQKEQNAIIRNTESDLLIVQGAAGCGKTSAALQRVAYLLYRDRETLQSHHIVLFSPNNMFNSYVANVLPELGEENMEQTTFQAYIDHHLAEEFSVETPFEQMEAILSGVGESSRVEGIKFKASVDFLEAIHQYVEKLSESGMQFLDVKFRDKTVIRAKQISEYFYSLDSRETIPYRMKQTSHWILNELKLAERKERKKPWVEKEIQFLDKSVYTKLYEQLQKRNKYDADSFNDLASEQKVLSAYVTRLAFKSLRKSVEECTFLDMKSLYAKLFQKNNKLLQEYDVWSEICNQTLFNLKQNHLANEDATPFLYVKELLIGFQTNAAVRHVFIDEAQDFSPFQFAFIQRIFPRARLTVLGDLNQSIYAHASDQSFSMLEKLLDKKHTETITLTRSYRSTKEIVDFTKSLLKDDSGIIPFNRPGEKPSVVKVDGEEQIHEELESLINSWLKDGHETIAVICRTAKESLHVYEKLKSKLDLRLMINEDAAFQKGIIIIPSYLAKGIEFDAAAIYDASGYQKERERKLFYTVCTRAMHELTVFYKGSPCPFIKEAPKTLYKIN, from the coding sequence ATGACGACATGGAATCGGGAGCAGCAGAATGAACAAGAAAGAGTAAATGAAGTAATCAAGGAACTTTCTCAAGCTACTTCTAGACTTCAAGAGCATTTAGGCGGAAAACTATCTGATGTGGTCCAAATCCGAAAAAACTTTTGGTCGGACGTTACGGTGAACCTAGATGATCCTGATGATGCCATCGAAACAGCAGCAAGTATCAAACAGCAATCTGAACTGTTATCTGAGATCGAGAGAAGTCATATTTCAGCGGAAAGCCGATTAAAAACATACGAAAAACTGAAGAATTCACCTTACTTTGGAAGAATTGATTTTAATGAAAATGGTGAAAGTGAAACGGAAAGAGTCTATCTTGGTATTGCTTCTTATTATGACGAAGCGACAAGTGAATTTTTAGTACATGACTGGAGAGCGCCGATCTCAAGTTTGTATTATGATCACTCCCTGGGTGAGGCAAGCTTCAGGGCGCCAAGTGGTACGATAAAAGGCGATTTAGAATTAAAGCGGCAATTTATTATAAAAAACGGCCAGATTCAGGGGATGTTTGACACCGGAGAAGCGATTGGAGATGAACTTCTTCAGCAAGTCCTTGGTAATCAGGCGAATACTCAAATGAAAAGTATAGTGGCGACCATTCAAAAAGAACAGAATGCCATTATACGAAACACGGAAAGTGATTTGCTTATCGTACAAGGAGCAGCAGGATGCGGAAAAACATCTGCTGCACTGCAGCGTGTAGCCTATCTTTTATACCGTGACAGGGAAACCCTACAATCCCATCATATTGTTTTGTTTTCTCCAAATAACATGTTCAATAGCTATGTCGCAAACGTCCTTCCTGAACTTGGGGAAGAAAATATGGAACAGACTACTTTTCAAGCTTATATCGATCACCATTTAGCCGAGGAATTTTCAGTTGAAACGCCATTTGAACAAATGGAGGCAATTCTTTCTGGTGTTGGTGAATCTTCACGGGTTGAAGGAATCAAATTTAAAGCGTCCGTTGATTTCTTAGAGGCCATCCATCAATATGTTGAAAAGCTAAGTGAATCTGGTATGCAATTTTTAGATGTTAAGTTTCGGGATAAAACAGTGATTCGAGCGAAACAGATCAGTGAATACTTTTATTCTTTAGACTCACGAGAAACAATTCCTTATCGCATGAAACAAACATCCCATTGGATTTTAAATGAATTGAAACTAGCTGAAAGAAAAGAACGCAAGAAACCATGGGTCGAAAAGGAAATTCAGTTTTTAGATAAGTCGGTCTACACAAAGCTTTATGAACAGCTGCAAAAACGAAACAAATATGATGCTGATTCCTTTAACGACTTGGCGAGTGAACAGAAAGTCTTGTCAGCATATGTAACAAGACTGGCGTTTAAGTCACTTCGAAAATCTGTTGAAGAATGTACCTTTTTAGACATGAAGAGTTTATATGCTAAGCTGTTTCAAAAAAATAATAAATTATTGCAAGAGTACGATGTATGGAGTGAAATCTGTAATCAAACGCTATTTAATCTAAAGCAAAACCATTTAGCAAATGAAGATGCTACACCATTTCTTTATGTAAAAGAGTTGTTGATTGGATTTCAAACAAATGCAGCTGTCAGACATGTTTTCATTGATGAAGCTCAGGACTTTTCGCCATTTCAATTTGCTTTTATACAGCGCATTTTTCCGAGAGCCAGATTAACTGTACTCGGTGATCTAAATCAATCCATCTATGCGCATGCTTCAGATCAGTCTTTTAGTATGCTGGAGAAATTATTAGACAAGAAGCATACGGAAACGATTACGCTTACGAGAAGCTACCGTTCTACAAAAGAGATTGTAGATTTTACGAAAAGTCTTTTAAAAGATGATAGCGGAATTATTCCATTTAACAGACCGGGAGAAAAGCCATCTGTTGTGAAGGTGGATGGAGAAGAGCAGATTCACGAGGAATTAGAAAGCCTTATTAATTCCTGGCTGAAAGACGGTCATGAAACGATTGCTGTCATTTGCAGGACTGCCAAAGAAAGTTTACATGTATATGAAAAACTAAAGTCAAAGTTAGATCTAAGACTAATGATTAATGAGGATGCAGCATTTCAAAAAGGCATTATTATCATCCCTTCCTATTTGGCGAAGGGAATAGAGTTTGATGCAGCAGCTATTTACGACGCTTCAGGTTATCAAAAGGAACGCGAGCGAAAACTTTTCTATACGGTTTGTACACGTGCCATGCATGAGTTGACCGTTTTTTACAAAGGTTCACCTTGTCCATTTATTAAAGAAGCTCCGAAGACTCTATATAAAATCAATTAA
- a CDS encoding DUF1572 family protein, with protein sequence MSLAKTDVSSEYMRSVKTRFLDAKNYVEKTFDQLSEEQLFWYPNEDSNSVAVIVKHMSGNMISRWTDIFDTDGEKPDRNRDGEFENTMSNREEMKVLWNKGWEVFFETLNGLKEEDLLRKIYIRNEPHSVMDAIERQMYHYSYHIGQIVYIAKMLKSDQWQTLTIPRKK encoded by the coding sequence ATGAGTCTTGCTAAAACGGATGTTTCGTCTGAGTATATGCGTTCTGTAAAGACGCGTTTTCTGGATGCGAAAAACTATGTGGAAAAGACGTTTGATCAGCTTTCGGAAGAACAATTATTTTGGTACCCGAATGAAGATTCCAACAGTGTTGCAGTAATCGTTAAACACATGAGCGGAAACATGATCTCCAGATGGACAGACATTTTTGACACGGACGGAGAAAAACCTGACCGCAACCGTGACGGTGAATTCGAAAACACGATGTCTAACCGCGAAGAAATGAAAGTGTTGTGGAACAAAGGGTGGGAAGTATTCTTTGAAACACTAAACGGTTTGAAAGAAGAAGATCTTCTTCGTAAAATCTATATCCGAAATGAGCCTCACTCTGTCATGGATGCGATCGAGCGGCAGATGTATCACTATTCGTATCACATTGGCCAAATTGTTTATATTGCAAAAATGCTAAAGTCGGATCAATGGCAAACATTAACAATTCCTAGAAAAAAATAA
- a CDS encoding Ada metal-binding domain-containing protein: MWDKIMECDRSYDGLFYTAVKTTKIYCRPSCRSRKPKKINVEFYETITECLESGYRACKRCQPEIEHCPQIDLIRKTTAYLVNNYNQKINLQNIADHVGVSAFYLERLFKEEMSETPREYLEKIRVDKASYLLKKTNRTNLEIALESGFHSSSNFYKAFRRVKKCSPSDYRKSAGLSESKNAVD; the protein is encoded by the coding sequence ATGTGGGATAAGATCATGGAATGTGACAGGTCTTATGACGGGTTGTTCTACACTGCTGTTAAAACAACCAAGATTTATTGCCGGCCATCCTGCAGGTCCCGTAAGCCGAAAAAAATCAATGTGGAGTTTTATGAGACGATTACAGAATGTCTAGAGTCAGGTTACCGCGCTTGCAAGAGGTGCCAGCCTGAGATTGAGCACTGTCCACAGATTGATTTGATTCGAAAAACAACCGCTTATTTGGTAAACAACTATAATCAAAAGATCAATCTGCAAAATATAGCTGACCATGTTGGTGTAAGTGCGTTTTATTTGGAGCGGCTTTTTAAAGAAGAGATGAGCGAAACACCGCGTGAATATCTTGAAAAAATCCGAGTAGATAAGGCTTCCTATCTTTTAAAGAAAACAAATCGAACAAATTTGGAAATCGCTCTTGAGTCAGGTTTCCATAGTTCTTCTAATTTTTACAAAGCATTTCGCCGTGTGAAAAAATGCTCACCGAGCGATTACAGGAAATCTGCAGGATTATCGGAGTCTAAAAATGCAGTGGATTGA
- a CDS encoding DNA-3-methyladenine glycosylase family protein, with translation MQWIDHGNHIEIILPEGFNYRECLVFLGRSDLELLHHIHDQYLMKLVDTSEEEVLLKINSRKRNLTIEFPFGAPSDRSKDDVAHYIYDWFDLKRDLSAFYQMASNDVILQPLAEKYNGLRIIGIPDLFEALTWAIMGQQINLKFAYTLKKRFIENFGEKREYKDTSYWLYPSPEKIANLNTDDLRKLQFTSRKAEYVIGAAKEMASGKLSKGMLMDIRDPKKQHETLLSLKGVGAWTADYVMMKCLLETTAFPIADAGIHNAIKKQLNLAAKPKQDEIIELAKNWSGWEAYVTFYLWRSLYE, from the coding sequence ATGCAGTGGATTGATCACGGAAACCATATCGAGATAATACTGCCTGAGGGATTTAATTATAGAGAATGTCTTGTTTTTCTTGGAAGGTCTGATCTGGAACTGTTGCATCATATTCATGATCAGTATCTGATGAAACTAGTAGACACAAGTGAAGAAGAGGTACTGCTGAAGATAAACAGCCGGAAGAGAAATCTTACCATAGAGTTTCCGTTCGGCGCGCCCTCAGACAGAAGCAAAGATGATGTTGCTCATTACATCTATGATTGGTTTGACCTTAAAAGAGACCTGAGCGCGTTTTATCAGATGGCTTCTAATGATGTTATTCTTCAGCCGTTGGCGGAAAAGTATAACGGATTGCGCATTATCGGCATTCCGGATTTGTTTGAAGCACTTACATGGGCAATTATGGGTCAGCAGATTAATTTGAAGTTCGCCTACACATTAAAGAAGCGTTTTATAGAGAACTTTGGTGAAAAGCGGGAATATAAGGACACGTCTTATTGGCTGTATCCCTCACCTGAAAAAATCGCAAATCTTAATACAGACGATTTAAGAAAATTGCAATTTACAAGCCGCAAAGCTGAGTATGTGATCGGTGCAGCTAAAGAGATGGCTTCAGGAAAGTTATCGAAAGGGATGTTGATGGATATCCGTGATCCAAAGAAACAGCATGAAACCCTTCTGTCTTTAAAAGGGGTTGGCGCATGGACCGCAGACTACGTTATGATGAAATGCCTGCTAGAGACAACGGCTTTTCCTATCGCGGATGCAGGGATTCATAATGCGATAAAAAAGCAATTGAATCTGGCTGCTAAACCGAAACAAGATGAAATTATTGAATTGGCGAAAAATTGGAGTGGCTGGGAGGCATATGTCACTTTTTATCTTTGGAGGTCATTGTATGAATAA
- a CDS encoding GNAT family N-acetyltransferase, producing the protein MEIIKTQDYEAIAKLNKNVQDVHVELFPEYFTPYNYEPIRDFYKEIMKDPKQIFLLVEEGSNPIGYVWMTLRDSAETPFKKASRSLYIHQISIEKNSSNKGAGSQVIAYIEQLGIELGATKLELDYWINNTIARNFYKKMGFVINREVVHKEMI; encoded by the coding sequence ATGGAAATTATTAAAACACAAGATTATGAGGCTATTGCAAAACTTAATAAAAACGTTCAGGATGTACATGTTGAACTTTTCCCTGAATACTTTACACCTTATAACTATGAACCGATTCGAGATTTTTATAAAGAAATCATGAAGGATCCGAAACAAATCTTCTTACTTGTAGAAGAAGGTTCAAACCCAATCGGTTATGTATGGATGACACTTCGTGATTCAGCAGAAACACCCTTCAAAAAAGCTTCCAGATCCTTATACATACATCAGATCAGCATAGAGAAAAACAGCAGCAACAAAGGCGCTGGTTCACAAGTAATAGCTTATATCGAACAATTGGGAATAGAGCTTGGTGCCACTAAGCTTGAGCTAGATTATTGGATTAACAATACGATTGCTAGAAACTTCTATAAAAAAATGGGGTTTGTGATTAACCGTGAAGTCGTACATAAAGAAATGATATAA
- a CDS encoding cysteine hydrolase family protein — protein MKNALLVIDAQQELIEGNKEEQAVFNKNHLIKNINLVIEQGKDVGAEIIFVRDLDVAEGEGKGFEVHSEIHVPEGAAFFNKKATNAFYGTSLLDDLKEKEISHVVIMGCKTEHCIDTAVRMATVNGLDVTLVGDGHSTTDSAVLKAQQIIEHHNKILHGHYNIDYFSVVRKTSEDLFSPIHNQYR, from the coding sequence ATGAAAAACGCACTATTAGTTATAGATGCTCAGCAGGAACTGATTGAAGGGAATAAAGAAGAACAAGCTGTTTTCAACAAAAATCATCTAATAAAGAATATTAACCTAGTAATTGAACAAGGAAAAGATGTGGGAGCGGAAATCATATTTGTTAGAGATCTGGACGTTGCAGAGGGTGAGGGAAAAGGTTTCGAAGTTCATTCGGAAATCCATGTACCTGAAGGAGCAGCATTTTTTAATAAAAAAGCCACAAATGCCTTTTACGGTACTTCTCTATTAGACGATTTAAAAGAAAAAGAAATTAGTCATGTGGTGATTATGGGATGCAAAACAGAGCATTGCATTGATACGGCAGTAAGAATGGCGACGGTAAACGGACTCGATGTGACATTAGTCGGCGATGGTCATTCAACGACAGACTCTGCTGTGTTAAAAGCTCAGCAGATCATTGAACATCATAATAAAATTCTTCATGGCCATTATAACATTGATTATTTCTCGGTAGTCAGGAAGACAAGTGAAGATCTTTTCAGTCCGATTCATAATCAATATCGATGA
- a CDS encoding MFS transporter yields the protein MWRNRNFLILMFGLAVSSTGLWVGIIGNLEFLQKNVESSFLQALIILAGFLVGIFLAPMAGRIIDRSNKRKILIYAGFARCAAIFFMYLAIAYNNVWWMVVYTLVIGISGTFSQPAMQTMLPLIVKKEELLDANGVNMNIFTASRIVGTALGGVMLVGMSLFAVYTVTLISYVILLISTFFLNVEEKPKETDKSGRKENFFRTLGELYPIVKKQPKVVYGIFLLIPAYLFLAGFNLMVIEISDLQDNPGIKGILYTTEGVCVFIGTFLSKKFFRDNPKLSYMFAITFIIATAHTSLYLADHPVMSILSFGLFGLAAGTLFPVVTTIFQTEVPSDYHGRFFSIKGMVDNIIFQALMLLTGLFLDTIGFFNMVIGFGITSFIIASVILLQYMAKGNRNKRGPVAVTK from the coding sequence ATGTGGAGAAACCGGAATTTTTTAATTTTGATGTTTGGTCTGGCTGTATCGAGTACAGGATTGTGGGTTGGGATTATTGGCAATCTTGAATTTTTGCAAAAGAATGTGGAGTCGTCCTTCTTGCAAGCTCTCATTATTTTAGCTGGATTTCTTGTAGGGATTTTTCTGGCACCGATGGCGGGCAGGATTATCGACCGCAGCAATAAGAGGAAGATCCTCATTTATGCTGGGTTTGCGAGATGCGCAGCTATCTTTTTTATGTATTTGGCAATCGCCTACAATAATGTATGGTGGATGGTTGTTTATACGCTCGTTATCGGAATATCAGGCACCTTTTCGCAGCCTGCTATGCAGACGATGCTTCCATTAATCGTGAAAAAAGAAGAACTTTTAGATGCAAACGGCGTGAACATGAATATATTCACAGCTTCTAGAATCGTAGGAACAGCGCTCGGTGGTGTTATGTTAGTTGGAATGTCACTTTTTGCTGTATACACGGTAACGTTAATTTCCTATGTCATTCTTTTAATCTCAACTTTCTTTCTTAATGTAGAGGAAAAGCCGAAAGAAACAGATAAGAGTGGCAGAAAGGAAAACTTTTTCAGAACGCTTGGTGAGCTGTATCCAATCGTGAAGAAGCAGCCGAAAGTGGTTTATGGAATCTTTTTATTGATTCCTGCTTATCTATTTTTGGCAGGATTTAATTTGATGGTTATTGAAATCAGTGACCTGCAGGACAATCCAGGGATAAAAGGGATTCTTTATACGACAGAAGGGGTTTGTGTATTCATAGGAACGTTCTTGTCTAAGAAGTTCTTCCGTGATAACCCAAAGCTTTCATATATGTTTGCGATTACGTTTATCATCGCGACAGCACATACATCTTTGTACTTAGCGGATCATCCGGTCATGTCAATTCTGTCATTCGGACTGTTCGGTCTTGCTGCAGGAACACTTTTTCCAGTTGTTACAACGATCTTCCAAACGGAAGTACCATCTGACTATCATGGAAGGTTCTTCTCCATCAAAGGGATGGTCGATAATATTATCTTCCAGGCATTGATGCTTTTAACAGGACTGTTCCTGGATACGATCGGCTTCTTTAACATGGTGATCGGGTTTGGGATCACATCGTTTATTATCGCATCTGTCATACTTCTTCAATACATGGCTAAGGGGAACCGTAATAAGCGTGGACCTGTTGCAGTAACAAAATAA
- a CDS encoding DUF1428 family protein — MAHLLVYLYKIKPEAKEKFLEISAKTNKKFQEYGGVTEQIFKLSPSSKNYGISLIPEKLDVKEDEELWIGLLHFQSEEHVRITMEDFDSDKEVNELLNEFVAHVAPLDHILFGEFVSEHTTIKR; from the coding sequence ATGGCACATTTGCTTGTCTATCTTTATAAGATCAAACCTGAAGCGAAGGAAAAGTTCCTGGAGATATCTGCGAAAACGAATAAAAAGTTTCAGGAATATGGAGGCGTGACTGAGCAAATCTTTAAATTATCACCCTCTTCAAAAAACTATGGAATTTCATTAATTCCAGAGAAACTCGATGTGAAAGAAGATGAGGAACTCTGGATCGGGTTGCTTCACTTCCAATCAGAAGAACACGTCCGCATTACAATGGAAGACTTTGATTCAGACAAAGAAGTGAACGAACTATTAAACGAGTTTGTTGCCCATGTTGCACCTCTTGATCATATTTTGTTTGGAGAGTTTGTTTCAGAGCACACTACAATAAAGAGATAG